A window of Mycolicibacterium holsaticum DSM 44478 = JCM 12374 genomic DNA:
GGCACCGGACTCGGCGACCAGCGGGTAGCCGTCGGCGCCGAACGCCACGCCGACCGGATCCTGCAGGCCCGACGCCAGCACCTCGGCGCTGCCCGAGCGCAGCGAGTGCACCCGACCGGTGCCAAGCTCGGCGAACACGATCCCCTCGCCGGGTCCGATCGCCACCCCGTAGAGTTGGTCGAATCCGTCAGCGAGGTAATCGGTTTCGCCGTCGCCGGGGCGGTAACGGCCGATCTGGCCGCCGGATGTGGCGACCACGAACGCACCCGCGCCCGCCGGAGCCAACCCGCGAAGGAACCCGGGATATCCGGGTGTGAACAGCATGCCGACGGTGCGCAGCGAACCGTCGGGGTTGACCGCATAGAAGTACGTGCCGTCGGCGACGTAGAGGTTGCCGTCTTCGGCGACCGCGAGATCCATTGGCCAATTCAGGCCGCCGGGCAGCACCGTGCGGGTCTCCCCGGAGCCCAGGATCTCGGTGATCTCGCCGGTGAAGTTGGAGACCAGGACCCGGTCACCGACCAGCGTGAGGTTGTCCAGCCCGGGGGTGAGCTGCGCCAGCAGCGTCTTGTCGCCCGTGCGCGGATCGATGCGCAGCACCTGCCCGCTGGCCACCTGCGTGGAGACGATGAAACCCTGCGGGTCGAACTTCACCGCGTCGGGAACACCGAGATCACCGGTAACCCGTTGTGGCTGACCACCGTTGGGGTCGACGCGCCAGATCTCGTTGGCCGTCATCAGCGGGTAGTACACCAGACCGTCGGGGCCGACCTCCATCGCGTTGGGCGAGGGGAGATCGTCGAGCAGGATCCGCGCCGCGCCGGTGGCGCGATCGAGTTCCATCAACCGCCCGCCGTCGCGGCACTCGTTGACGAACAACCGGTCCTGATGCACGGTGATGCCGTTGGCGCAGGGCAGGTCGTCGCGCAACACCCGGGTCTGGCCGCCAACATCGCGCACGCTGACCCGTCCGTCCATCACCTCGGTGGCGTAGAGGTTGCCGTGCGCGTCGAACGCGACGTCGTCGGGGGCGATGATGTCGCCGCCCTTGGCGCTGACGGTGCCCACCTGGCCGGTGCCCAGATCCAGCGCACTGATCTGGCTGCCGGTCACCTGAGCGACGTAGACGCGCCCGTCGGGTCCGGTGCGCAGACCGTTCGCGCCGAACAACCGGCTCGGCGCGGTGAGGCGGCGCAGCTGCCAGCCCTCGGTCACGGTCGGGTTGGGCCCCACGTAGCGGGCCTGCGGAGGTGACCCCGTCGCGGATTGCGTCATGAACTCGGACCGTATCAAGCTCCGTTAGTCCAGACAATAGGCTGTGATACCAGCTCATCGGGCCTTGACGGACGGATCAGCGCTGCGGAATAGTGTTCTGCAATATGCAGAGCACCATATGTTGTCCGGACAATTAGCGTGAGCGAGCTTTTGAGGCTGGACGGCCGCATCGTCGTGGTGTCGGGGGCTGGCGGCGGC
This region includes:
- a CDS encoding SMP-30/gluconolactonase/LRE family protein; translation: MTQSATGSPPQARYVGPNPTVTEGWQLRRLTAPSRLFGANGLRTGPDGRVYVAQVTGSQISALDLGTGQVGTVSAKGGDIIAPDDVAFDAHGNLYATEVMDGRVSVRDVGGQTRVLRDDLPCANGITVHQDRLFVNECRDGGRLMELDRATGAARILLDDLPSPNAMEVGPDGLVYYPLMTANEIWRVDPNGGQPQRVTGDLGVPDAVKFDPQGFIVSTQVASGQVLRIDPRTGDKTLLAQLTPGLDNLTLVGDRVLVSNFTGEITEILGSGETRTVLPGGLNWPMDLAVAEDGNLYVADGTYFYAVNPDGSLRTVGMLFTPGYPGFLRGLAPAGAGAFVVATSGGQIGRYRPGDGETDYLADGFDQLYGVAIGPGEGIVFAELGTGRVHSLRSGSAEVLASGLQDPVGVAFGADGYPLVAESGAGRVVRLAGTPETVIDGLQRPQGIHVADGTLYVVDAGAKEIVAFDLDTKVRTAIAAGVAVGAPPGVQPKPLKGMPPFSGPQGPFAGITMGPDGTLYVSADGDGSVLALRRNST